A single window of Vigna unguiculata cultivar IT97K-499-35 chromosome 1, ASM411807v1, whole genome shotgun sequence DNA harbors:
- the LOC114175606 gene encoding uncharacterized protein LOC114175606: MELQTRSNNGEKSNPEEDPSPFEDIDSNCSTPYVSAPSSPGRGPAGGGGFFYSAPASPMHFTITAASTYSTSSSSFEKSSSSCEFEFSARFGSTGFNGSASMSSADELFLNGQIRPMKLSTHLERPQVLAPLLDLEEEEDVENEDVEARVRGRDLRLRDKSLRRRTRSLSPLRNTPLEWTENEDVVNEVKTDKKENVSASSGTGRSSKRWVFLRDFLRSKSEGRSNNKFWSTISFSPAKDKKAQNQGNGPPKSKKVTEKPTNGVVGKRRLPASPHELHYKANRAQAEELRRKTFLPYRQGLLGCLGFSSKGYGAMSGFARALNPVSSR, from the coding sequence ATGGAGCTCCAAACCCGGAGCAATAATGGCGAAAAATCAAATCCAGAAGAAGACCCTTCCCCCTTCGAAGACATCGACAGCAACTGCTCCACTCCCTACGTAAGTGCCCCTTCCAGTCCAGGCCGGGGACCAGCCGGTGGTGGGGGCTTCTTCTACAGCGCTCCGGCGAGTCCAATGCACTTCACCATAACAGCAGCTTCCACTTACTCaacctcttcctcttccttcgAGAAAAGCTCTTCTTCCTGCGAGTTTGAGTTCTCGGCCCGGTTCGGTTCGACGGGGTTTAATGGTTCCGCTTCAATGAGCTCCGCAGACGAGTTGTTCTTGAACGGTCAGATCCGACCCATGAAGCTATCGACCCACTTGGAGCGTCCCCAGGTTCTGGCTCCCTTGCTGGATCTGGAGGAAGAAGAGGACGTAGAAAACGAGGACGTTGAGGCGCGTGTACGAGGTAGAGATCTGAGGTTGCGCGACAAGTCTCTCCGGAGAAGGACCAGATCCCTGTCACCTCTGAGGAACACGCCTCTGGAGTGGACAGAAAACGAGGATGTGGTGAACGAGGTAAAAACGGACAAGAAGGAAAACGTGAGCGCTTCCAGTGGAACAGGGAGGAGTTCCAAGAGATGGGTTTTCTTGAGGGATTTTCTCAGAAGTAAAAGCGAGGGAAGGAGTAATAACAAGTTTTGGTCCACCATCTCCTTCTCTCCAGCCAAGGACAAAAAGGCCCAAAATCAGGGAAATGGGCCACCAAAGTCGAAGAAGGTGACAGAAAAGCCCACTAACGGTGTGGTCGGAAAGAGGCGCTTACCGGCATCACCCCACGAGTTGCATTATAAAGCGAACCGCGCCCAAGCAGAGGAGTTAAGAAGGAAAACATTTTTGCCTTATAGACAAGGCTTGCTTGGGTGTTTGGGATTTAGTTCCAAAGGATATGGTGCTATGAGTGGCTTCGCCAGAGCCTTAAACCCTGTCTCTTCCAGGTAA
- the LOC114185565 gene encoding uncharacterized protein LOC114185565, whose protein sequence is MEMEKRRSKGSFFSLFDWNSKSRKKLVWSDPEISKQGKENVENLHKSQLTRIKVDEIGASPSNIQSCDFDSTLSICSDEGCGSKAPGLVARLMGLDSLPASAVTEPSCTSHYGSTSHGVSDCNEGTLHSVDEFFPPDYINTLLKLEKSQLGAMESRARKVENLPIKRFQTEMLPPKSAKPIPVTHNKLLSPIKSPGFLPKNAAHVMEAAAKIIEASPQSYLRNRTSTGSSSVPLKILNLKERLEAAQYTSVPGKPVNMSKTYPANGKLSERSSNLSKCTSAFKGSRGSEKNSSSHLASKGKPVSLAIHAKNNAHSRDTLISNGDIKCMRQKEKNEMKSNQYSRSQKPSTQKAMQQRPCSSRNGNVLGQNNQKQNSMTSKGKSTSKIDSNKPTTRASPSETFGIRKTTNKGATNANVHPRRSSIRATDLQKEFPRSRSVSTSRKIKYISSDVHEAGGPDNAVNNFGSKSIKCNFTTDGSFDQDAFNMKESKDVISFTFTSPLRRSMPESSSSTGHSDNFYPKKLSLSPQGKHMIDSDALSILLDKKLQELTSRINLPQCTLAAEGSSSGLGSSVQDNFPSVASTMPKEQDRSLFPELFSDKLDSILDNRPSDDPVLPMNQQLQTSEVNQDPSCSSNSESGNDIVCCRSTSVAGSETLVSESYLDSEDSAYASTVYSSMQDEEASSFSQISESVSLESEVKGPEQSPSTSGDGNMTVKQISGISNSVDFKRSSNTELEYVQDILGNAEFMAEEFAMGQTSAVITPNLFDLLENQNSRTENYGEEYSKLERKAIFDCVSEFLELRCKQAFIGTCKVWPGWMMSVQRKSWMAEELYKEMLSFRSMEELMVDELVTKDMSSGCGKWLDFDVEAFEEGLEVEGTY, encoded by the exons ATGGAGATGGAGAAAAGGCGTTCCAAGGGAAGCTTCTTTAGCTTGTTTGATTGGAATTCCAAATCTCGAAAGAAGCTGGTTTGGAGCGATCCAG AGATTTCAAAGCAAGGGAAGGAAAATGTGGAGAACTTACACAAGTCGCAGCTCACCAGG ATAAAGGTGGATGAAATTGGAGCAAGTCCAAGTAACATTCAAAGTTGTGATTTTGACAGCACCCTCTCAATTTGTAGTGATGAAGGATGTGGGAGCAAAGCTCCTGGGTTAGTAGCGAGACTCATGGGTTTGGATTCGTTGCCAGCTTCGGCTGTCACTGAGCCCTCCTGCACCTCACATTACGGCTCTACATCTCATGGTGTCTCTGACTGTAATGAGGGTACTCTTCATTCAGTGGATGAGTTTTTCCCTCCAGACTACATAAATACACTGCTTAAGCTGGAGAAGTCTCAATTGGGTGCCATGGAGTCAAGGGCTAGAAAAGTGGAAAACCTTCCAATAAAGAGATTTCAAACTGAAATGTTACCTCCAAAGTCAGCTAAACCCATTCCAGTTACTCATAATAAACTGCTGTCTCCTATCAAGAGTCCTGGTTTTCTGCCAAAAAATGCTGCTCATGTAATGGAGGCAGCTGCTAAGATAATTGAGGCGAGCCCTCAGTCGTATTTGAGGAATAGAACATCTACTGGGTCTTCGTCTGTTCCCTTGAAAATTCTCAATTTGAAAGAGAGATTGGAGGCTGCACAATATACATCAGTGCCTGGAAAGCCTGTGAATATGAGCAAAACCTATCCTGCAAATGGCAAGCTTAGTGAGAGGAGTAGTAATTTGTCTAAATGCACTTCAGCATTCAAGGGTTCAAGAGGTTCAGAAAAAAATAGTTCTAGCCATTTGGCCAGTAAAGGAAAACCAGTTTCACTTGCAATCCACGCCAAAAACAACGCTCATAGTAGAGATACATTGATTTCAAATGGTGATATCAAATGCATGAGACAGAAAGAGAAGAATGAGATGAAGTCGAATCAGTACTCAAGGAGCCAGAAACCAAGTACACAAAAAGCCATGCAGCAGAGACCTTGCTCAAGTCGGAATGGCAATGTGCTTGGGCAGAATAATCAAAAGCAAAATAGCATGACTTCCAAGGGTAAATCAACTTCAAAAATAGATTCCAATAAGCCAACAACACGAGCTTCACCTTCAGAAACTTTTGGAATAAGGAAGACAACAAACAAGGGTGCTACAAATGCCAATGTTCATCCTAGAAGGTCAAGCATCAGGGCAACTGACCTCCAAAAGGAGTTTCCACGATCCAGATCAGTAAGTACTTCcagaaagataaaatatatcagcAGTGATGTTCATGAGGCTGGAGGTCCTGATAATGCAGTAAATAATTTTGGAAGTAAGTCCATTAAATGCAATTTTACGACTGATGGAAGTTTTGATCAGGATGCATTTAACATGAAAGAAAGCAAGGATGTTATTTCATTTACATTCACATCTCCGTTGAGGAGAAGTATGCCTGAGTCATCTTCCTCCACCGGGCACAGTGATAATTTTTATCCCAAAAAACTGTCATTATCTCCACAAGGAAAACATATGATAGACAGTGATGCTCTAAGTATCCTGTTGGACAAAAAGTTACAAGAATTGACATCCAGAATTAACTTACCTCAATGTACCTTGGCCGCAGAGGGGAGTTCTTCTGGTTTGGGATCTAGTGTGCAAGACAACTTTCCCAGTGTAGCAAGCACCATGCCTAAGGAACAAGACAGAAGCCTTTTCCCTGAACTGTTTAGTGATAAACTGGACAGCATTCTTGACAATCGTCCAAGTGATGATCCCGTGCTTCCCATGAATCAGCAACTGCAG ACTTCAGAAGTAAATCAAGATCCTAGCTGTAGCAGCAATAGTGAAAGTGGAAATGATATAGTTTGTTGTCGTTCAACTTCTGTTGCGGGGTCTGAAACTCTTGTCAGCGAAAGTTACTTGGATAGTGAAGACAGTGCTTATG CCAGCACAGTCTATTCTTCAATGCAAGACGAAGAAGCATCTAGTTTTTCCCAGATAAGCGAATCTGTATCACTTGAAAGTGAGGTGAAGGGACCAGAGCAAAGCCCTTCCACATCGGGGGATGGAAATATGACCGTCAAACAAATAAGTGGGATATCTAATTCAGTTGATTTCAAAAGATCAAGTAACACAGAACTTGAATATGTACAGGATATTCTTGGAAATGCAGAGTTTATGGCAGAAGAATTTGCCATGGGTCAAACTAGTGCAGTCATTACGCCAAATTTATTTGATCTGCTGGAGAATCAGAATAGCAGAACAGAAAACTACGGAGAAGAGTACTCTAAACTTGAAAGGAAGGCTATATTTGATTGTGTGAGCGAGTTCCTGGAGTTAAGATGTAAGCAAGCTTTCATTGGAACGTGCAAAGTATGGCCTGGATGGATGATGTCAGTTCAGAGGAAGAGCTGGATGGCAGAGGAACTGTACAAGGAGATGCTGAGTTTTAGAAGCATGGAAGAGTTAATGGTGGATGAGCTTGTCACAAAGGACATGAGCTCTGGATGTGGGAAATGGCTTGACTTTGATGTTGAAGCATTTGAAGAGGGTTTAGAGGTTGAGGGGACATACTAG
- the LOC114191125 gene encoding uncharacterized protein LOC114191125 — MNGLQSHYAYSCSYLHDVKGNSVKEKKKMTSSYFHEPPPRERNNGGEDMAVRKSKSVWWWNEAERKRQRRVARYKFYATEGKIKHSFKKGFRWFKLKCIRIVTNL; from the coding sequence ATGAATGGGCTTCAAAGCCATTACGCTTATTCCTGCTCTTATCTACACGATGTGAAGGGGAATAGcgtgaaggagaagaagaaaatgacgTCTTCGTATTTCCATGAACCACCACCTCGAGAACGTAATAATGGCGGTGAGGATATGGCGGTGAGGAAGTCAAAGAGCGTGTGGTGGTGGAATGAGGCCGAAAGGAAGAGACAGCGAAGAGTGGCTAGATACAAGTTTTACGCCACTGAAGGCAAAATCAAACACTCTTTCAAGAAAGGGTTTCGCTGGTTCAAGCTCAAATGCATCAGGATCGTCACCAATCTCTAG
- the LOC114188381 gene encoding calmodulin-binding protein 60 D-like gives MVSKRKSFERQRSGKVPIQDHKRSYDDTKQAPISGLRNVINALWLNDHSSYLEAFVRRVVREELEKKIKDQAHLFPRKRVNEAGISGAKPFKLCFLNKLPKTIYTRSNIVAEDESLLQIALFDVRTKSVVKEGPLSSLKIEICVLNGEFGSDDSEEWTEEEFNSNISREREGREPLLIGERFITLKNGVACITKIAISDNSRWQRSRRFRIGVKGVPPTSIGEKIQEGRSEPVIVKDNRGECYKKHFPPFLDDELWRLKKIAKEGRIQKQFSLHGIHTVKDLLRQCISNEESLYKMLDIPKKSWLAITDHAKTCVVDDYKLYSYYSQELQIGLLFNSIYILVGVTFDWEIYYSPDILTPQEKHLVGIVKQQAYKNVNNLKMIDETKLNCLNLDACLKKARQSDTPNQCLQHMDMPTAQGEAVTFPDYSQPSISTSYTDEVMHDGQIYADSEPSTREMPHNSNVFDEFSSEIYNEEDSCDFDGSCFPFLEGGYSIENEKWEPTSGMFFGSYDGEEFSPYSTFINSSVDISSNGKPKAAWCKIGFALKWVISAKRRHAAAKKNAQLFYHN, from the exons ATGGTATCAAAAAGGAAATCTTTTGAGAGGCAACGGAGTGGCAAAGTTCCAATTCAGGACCATAAACGGAGCTATGATGATACCAAGCAAGCTCCAATCAG TGGCCTGAGAAATGTGATCAACGCACTATGGCTGAATGACCACTCATCCTATTTGGAAGCTTTTGTGCGAAGAGTG GTAAGGGAGGAGTTGGAAAAGAAAATCAAGGACCAGGCTCATCTATTTCCAAG AAAAAGGGTTAATGAGGCTGGCATATCCGGAGCCAAACCCTTCAAGTTGTGCTTTCTTAATAAGTTACCTAAGACAATTTATACTCGGTCTAATATCGTAGCAGAAGACGAATCACTTCTTCAAATTGCTCTATTTGATGTTAGAACTAAGTCTGTAGTAAAGGAGGGTCCCCTTTCCTCACTAAAGATAGAGATCTGTGTTCTGAACGGTGAGTTCGGATCCGATGACAGTGAGGAGTGGACAGAAGAGGAGTTCAATTCCAATATCTCACGTGAAAGAGAAGGTAGAGAGCCACTCTTGATTGGAGAGAGGTTTATTACTCTTAAAAATGGAGTTGCTTGTATCACTAAAATTGCCATATCTGACAACTCGAGATGGCAAAGAAGCAGAAGGTTCAGGATTGGAGTTAAAGGTGTGCCACCAACTTCCATTGGAGAAAAGATTCAGGAGGGTAGAAGTGAGCCTGTTATTGTGAAAGATAACAGAGGAGAAT GCTACAAGAAACACTTCCCTCCATTCTTGGATGATGAACTATGGCGCTTGAAGAAAATCGCTAAGGAAGGAAGAATCCAGAAGCAATTTTCCTTACATGGAATTCACACCGTGAAAGATCTCTTGCGGCAGTGCATAAGCAACGAAGAATCACTATATAAA ATGCTTGACATTCCAAAGAAGTCATGGTTAGCGATCACTGACCATGCTAAAACCTGTGTGGTGGATGATTACAAGCTTTACAGCTATTACTCACAAGAACTGCAAATAGGTTTGCTATTCAACTCCATCTACATCCTCGTGGGAGTGACATTTGATTGGGAAATTTATTATTCACCAGATATTCTCACTCCCCAAGAAAAG CATTTGGTAGGAATAGTGAAGCAGCAAGCTTACAAAAATGTCaacaatttgaaaatgattgatgaaactaaattgaactgTTTAAACCTAGACGCATGTCTAAAAAAAGCAAGACAGTCCGACACTCCAAATCAATGTCTGCAACACATGGATATGCCAACTGCACAAG GTGAAGCAGTAACATTCCCAGATTACAGTCAACCATCCATCTCTACTTCATATACTGATGAAGTAATGCACGATGGCCAAATTTATGCCGATTCAGAGCCAAGCACAAGAGAAATGCCGCATAACAGTaatgtgtttgatgaattttcCTCTGAGATATACAATGAAGAGGATAGTTGTGACTTTGACGGATCGTGTTTTCCGTTCCTTGAAGGTGGATATTCGATAGAGAATGAAAAATGGGAACCAACAAGTGGCATGTTCTTTGGTTCTTATGATGGAGAAGAATTTAGCCCTTATTCTACTTTCATAAATTCCAGTGTGGACATATCAAGTAATGGCAAACCCAAAGCAGCGTGGTGTAAGATTGGTTTTGCTCTGAAATGGGTTATATCAGCGAAAAGGAGGCATGCAGCTGCCAAAAAGAATGCTCAGCTCTTTTACCATAACTAG
- the LOC114187654 gene encoding calmodulin-binding protein 60 G-like isoform X2, producing the protein MATKRTYDEEDHHSNDDINIQTVVKRRRAETIDHSLLAVLKPVLRELLEEVIPPMLQRYWSPCCRKCHNHEGGSSGGRDFQLCFVNGLPRQIFTMANLTAEDGGSLQIELRDAASQQRVDRVEFSSMKAQIYVLDGDFESQDWTAEEFDGNIVKPREGRDHYSEDKHLLKLKKGLVLSIRRGLRLLIILAPQEPKRFGWELKSGDLTPLKQGSGKP; encoded by the exons ATGGCGACAAAAAGAACCTACGACGAGGAGGACCATCACAGTAATGATGACATCAATATTCAAACGGTTGTTAAAAGGAGACGCGCCGAGACCATCGACCATTCGCTTCT TGCCGTGTTGAAACCTGTTCTTCGCGAACTG CTAGAGGAGGTGATTCCACCTATGCTACAGCGTTACTGGTCACCGTG TTGCCGAAAATGCCATAACCATGAGGGTGGCAGTTCTGGAGGCAGAGATTTCCAATTGTGCTTCGTCAATGGATTGCCTCGACAAATTTTCACCATGGCCAATCTCACAGCTGAGGACGGTGGTTCACTTCAAATTGAGCTACGGGATGCTGCATCGCAGCAACGCGTTGACAGAGTGGAATTTTCCAGCATGAAGGCTCAGATCTATGTGCTGGATGGGGATTTTGAAAGCCAGGACTGGACTGCAGAGGAATTTGATGGCAACATTGTGAAACCAAGAGAGGGAAGGGACCATTACTCAGAGgacaaacatttattaaaattgaaaaagggGTTGGTTTTATCGATAAGAAGAGGCTTAAGATTACTGATAATTCTTGCACCACAAGAACCAAAACGTTTCGGTTGGGAGTTAAAATCAGGGGATCTAACTCCCTTGAAGCAGGGATCAGGGAAGCCATAA
- the LOC114187654 gene encoding calmodulin-binding protein 60 G-like isoform X1 — MRKSERPALNDEVWRLRNIGKAGELRKQLSQNRIKTVKDLLRLDTIGLLRKKFSKINTWDKVIEHAKECELDDYERYSYTYRAMEPEISVSLVFNCIYELVEVIINGQHRSLQSLDSKEEECVRIIKAEAYSNVEHLEPIAATPTHGIVSKLRCTQPVSYSAPYQGLPLLAHQGQLEAWQSTSTSIIDEPWPLFLDEVESYFTPNPNPNQWEQPNIFSFPCSNDVASCSKSNQSFSLNTAEYMASKGKAKMVWQKVRNAFKLLIHPHMSSRKN, encoded by the exons ATGAGGAAATCCGAGCGTCCAGCCTTGAACGATGAAGTATGGCGTCTGAGGAACATTGGAAAAGCGGGTGAGCTTCGGAAGCAGCTTTCCCAGAATAGAATAAAGACTGTGAAGGATCTTTTGAGGTTGGACACAATCGGTTTACTACGAAAG AAATTCAGCAAGATTAATACATGGGACAAAGTCATTGAACATGCTAAAGAGTGTGAACTAGATGATTATGAGCGCTACTCGTATACGTATCGTGCCATGGAACCAGAGATATCAGTTTCCCTTGTGTTTAACTGCATCTACGAGCTTGTGGAGGTCATTATTAATGGGCAGCATCGTTCTCTGCAATCTCTGGATTCGAAGGAGGAG GAATGTGTGAGAATAATTAAGGCGGAAGCATACTCAAATGTGGAGCATCTGGAGCCAATTGCTGCAACACCAACACATGGCATAGTGTCGAAGTTAAGATGTACCCAACCGGTGTCATACAGTGCTCCATATCAGGGTCTCCCACTGCTCGCTCACCAAG GCCAATTAGAAGCATGGCAATCTACCTCAACATCAATTATAGATGAACCCTGGCCGTTGTTCTTGGACGAAGTTGAAAGTTACTTTActcctaaccctaaccctaaccaaTGGGAGCAACcaaatattttctcatttccATGTTCTAACGATGTAGCATCATGTAGCAAAAGCAACCAGTCCTTTTCGCTCAACACTGCTGAGTATATGGCAAGCAAAGGGAAAGCCAAGATGGTTTGGCAGAAAGTCAGAAATGCCTTCAAACTCCTCATACATCCGCATATGTCTTCAAGGAAGAATTAA